From Erigeron canadensis isolate Cc75 chromosome 8, C_canadensis_v1, whole genome shotgun sequence, one genomic window encodes:
- the LOC122578187 gene encoding splicing factor 3B subunit 4 — MTTRIAPGVGANLLGQHSAERNQDATAYVGNLDPQATEELLWELFVQAGPVVNVYVPKDRVTNLHQGYGFVEFRSEEDADYAIKVLNMIKLYGKPIRVNKASQDKKSMDVGANLFVGNLDPDVDEKLLYDTFSAFGVIVSNPKIMRDPETGNSRGFGFISYDSFEASDAAIESMNGQYLCNRQITVSYAYKKDTKGERHGTPAERTLASSNPSTQKSRPHTMFASGPPTIPKVGQPNGAPIPPRPFANGAVAPVPPISAIRPPPPTHLYQPMQMQQQIPPPQWQQQQMVQPQGMPPQHLQQFRPPPPNMPPPNPNMTQMMNRPPPPPAGMSGQHVWRGPPPPQMAGGHGHPPMMQMSMPPPVHNVPQPPPPSG; from the exons gCAACCGAAGAGCTATTATGGGAATTATTTGTTCAAGCTGGTCCAGTTG TTAATGTGTATGTTCCAAAAGATAGAGTCACTAATCTTCACCAAGGCTATGGCTTTGTTGAATTTCGAAGTGAAGAAGATGCAGACTAT GCAATAAAGGTTCTCAACATGATCAAGCTATATGGGAAGCCAATACGGGTGAATAAG GCATCACAAGATAAGAAGAGCATGGATGTAGGAGCGAACCTTTTTGTTGGAAACTTGGATCCT GATGTAGACGAGAAACTACTTTATGATACTTTCAGTGCTTTTGGAGTCATTGTTTCAAATCCCAAG ATCATGAGAGATCCCGAGACAGGGAATTCCCGTGGATTTGGATTCATCAGCTATGATTCTTTTGAGGCTTCGGATGCAGCTATAGAA TCAATGAATGGACAATATTTATGTAATCGCCAGATAACAGTATCATATGCTTACAAGAAAGACACTAAGGGAGAGCGTCATGGCACCCCCGCAG AGAGGACCCTGGCAAGCAGTAATCCGAGCACACAGAAAAGTAGGCCGCACACTATGTTTGCAAGTGGACCTCCAACCATTCCTAAAGTTGGTCAACCGAATGGTGCTCCAATTCCTCCACGCCCTTTTGCAAATGGTGCAGTTGCTCCAGTCCCACCTATTTCGGCAATCCGCCCCCCACCACCCACCCATCTCTATCAGCCAATGCAAATGCAGCAGCAGATACCACCACCACAATGGCAGCAACAGCAGATGGTCCAGCCTCAGGGCATGCCACCTCAGCACCTCCAGCAGTTCAGGCCCCCTCCACCAAACATGCCACCACCGAATCCAAACATGACTCAGATGATGAACAGGCCACCTCCACCTCCAGCAGGAATGTCCGGCCAGCATGTGTGGAGGGGACCACCTCCTCCACAGATGGCTGGTGGTCATGGCCATCCTCCTATGATGCAGATGTCAATGCCACCACCTGTGCACAATGTCCCACAACCACCACCTCCATCTGGTTAA